The nucleotide sequence ACGCATAAAATAAGGCCTGAAAGAGTCATATGCCACTTCACATGTGATCAGACTTGATGGGACAAACTTTGACCcttgcttacgaacattttggagacaggaaatagGCAACagagatggtgaggtggaaacCTGATTGTAGGATTTCTAATATtttctggcttttgtctgtacgtacatttttagtacggatcctacgcattgttttataaacgAGTCCCCTAGTGAGTTAGACTAGAGTCTGACTGGCACCCCTTGGCTTAAAAGCTAGCGAATGAAAGCGTTATGGTTTCTATGAAGTTGAAAGGAAAGGGGATCTGGATGAAAGCCACACCGTTTGCAAGCTGTGCCTGACTAAACTAAAATATTTGGGAAACACAGTAAACATGAGAAACCATATTTCGTGTTGCTTTTGTGGTTGGAAGAAAAACAGCTTGTTGTAGATGCTGCCAACCAGAGAATAGAATATGTGACATCAAAGCTTCCACGAAATAAATAATAGGAACAGCAGTGAATATGTTGGCAAATGTAACCTTCCTCTTCTATTTGTTACTTCTATTGTATTAATAATACATAATGGAAATAAATTCgtccttttattttcattatagatCAATACAAATATGCTGTTTGAAAGGTAGCAAGTAGTCACActatgaggggaaaaaaaaaagtaaaaattataTAGGCTAGTGCTTAGAGATTCCCACCACTAGTGTCTGGCTGCTTCTCTCAAGGCATGTAATTGATCTGAATCAGATTCAGCTTGGAAAATTATGTTCTAGGCGCAGCCCAAAAGTAACATTACAACTTTCAGAACTGCTGATTATATTTATCATGGTGTCAGATTAAATGTTTTGACTAGACTTTTTAGTGGAGCGCAGGTATGGAAATGGAAATAATCTCATCTAACAAAAAGCACTGCTTTCCATCTGCAGACAGCAAGAGTCGATAAACCAACAGAGAGAGGACATTGAAAGGCAGAGAAAACTTCTGGCCAAGAGGAAACCTCCGTCCTCCAGCAACTCCCAAGCACCAACCACAAACTCAGAGCCAAAGCAACGCAAAACCAAGGCGGTGAATGGAGCAGAAAGTGATCCCTTTCTAAAACCCAGCCTACCTCAGCTGTAAGTCAGCTTTGGCATTATTCCTTTGCATACTCTGCTgttgtaaagcacatttaacAGGAATGTATGGGCAGTAAGTGAATAACTGAATGTAGTAATCTAAGaaacttttctctctctcatcccGAAAAGGCTGACATTAGCAGAGTACCATGAACAGGAAGAGATCTTCAAACTGCGACTTGGACATCTCAAAAAGGTTTGCCCAAtttattcaaacattttttttttgtttcagtggGTAATTTGACTTCCTGTGCATTACAGGCACATGACAttatgtattaatttatttcacaaGTTACTCAATTTGTCTAGGACGAGGATACCGTTCACATTTAAACCAATAGCAGTACTGATGCCAGTACCTTGAATTCGGCACCGGTACTAAACTGTACTTTTTTTCGCAACAAGCGATCCTGctccttctctcttctcttatTACACATAGAGTTAAGTGTCTGTATGTCTTTGTGCTTGTCTgactgacaaatatgtggaaatggtatataatttaaaaaaaacaacaacatcaaaacaaGCAGTGATACATGGCTATTTCTAAAATCGAAAATAGACCAAAACTGTCGGTGCTTCAATTAGAGTTTTGGCTCACTAGCAGCCAGTGGAGCTCTGTGGCCTTCTGGCTTCAAGGCTGAAGAGCACTCCGCCACACCTCTGCCTCCTTTCTCAAGCCTGCGGCTCTGCAGAGCTTAGTAGGCCCAACCCTAGTCCTGGATAAAGTGAGAAACTTGTGAAATGAATCAATACATGAGGTCATGTGCCTGTACTGCACAGGAAGACAAATTCCCCAGCAGCTCCACAAAGCTCCACTGTGAAGTTCCCCAAAGCACAGAAGCAGGGCACGGTGTTCCGCAGAAGGCGTCTTCACTTTGGGGTGCTTCACGATACTTCTGCCTCCTGTCTGAGCCTGATGTTTTCACTCAGGTGAACTCTTAGGTGCCAAAATTTGGCACCGATTTACGTAATGTGAATTGGTACTCAGTATTACTGACGTAACTCAGTCGGTACCCTTGAAAGTACAGAGTTTGGGGGCGCCCACGTGCTCCAGGTAGAACACGCGCCTATGCACAAAGgttgtgtccttgctgcagcggctgcgGCTTTGATTCCAACCTAGggccctttgctgtatgtcattacccctctctccctccctttcacACTATAGCTCTCCTATCAAATAGAGATAAGCCACAAAAAATATCTCTCAAAAAAAGTGCAGAGTTTGGAACCTAATCCTCTCCAGGACCTAGTATATGATAAAGGGCGCTTTTACACAGTTTAGAAATTAAACCCTTGTTGGAGTCTGTATCTTGTTACACGTAGCAAATATTTGTCCTCAACATAAAGATAATTGAACATATTCAGCCTGATTCTCCTGCTTCCTGAGCTGAACCACTGTTCACTTTTGTGTGAATCTCCCCAAAGATGGAGCGAGCCTGTAATTTGACGATGtattcattgttttcccaatgaATAAGCATCACAGGCAGCCCCTGACAGACTCTGTACTAAGTCAACCGTTAATATTTTATACAGAACTAGTCGGCTGTGTACAAGTGGGTTTTGATGAGCTCCTCTCCTTGTAGTCGAGAGTTCTGAAGTTCTctctgtgcatttgtgtgtttgcgtgtttgAATCATTTATAGGAAGAAGCtgagatccaggcggagctggAGCGTCTGGAGAGAGTGCGCAACCTTCACATTCGGGAGCTGAAGAGAATTAATAATGAAGACAGCTCACAGTGAGTCTGAATCAATTTCTCTGACAGTTGCTGCATTGACATTGGAACATGATGTGCACACAGGGCCAGTATCCTCATCCATAGTGGTGATATTAAGTGACTGCCCACTGCATGAAgctcttttgtgtttttccacattGATCATGTATTGGCTCAGCAAAGCTTAttgtctctgttgttttttccatcCAAAGATTTAAAGATCACCCAACGTTGAATGAACGATATCTGCTCCTACACCTTCTAGGACGAGGGGGCTTCAGTGAAGTTTACAAGGTAAGTAATTAAATGTTGACGTCAGGGGTGTCAAAGTGAAATAATACTCTTAGCAGGTGTTGCTTTTCAAGTATAAGCCAATGTTTTGTCCGTATGTTGTGCAGGCTTTTGACTTGATTGAGCAACGATATGCTGCTGTGAAAATCCACCAACTTAACAAGAActggagagaagagaaaaaggagaaCTATCACAAGTATGTAGACTAATGTGGAAATGTATAACCTCACCTGCAGTATACtattattaatgtttaaactgtTGTGACACACTTTGACAAGCTGTTCTGATGTCTTTTACATTCAGCGTATTGTTATTCCTCTCCATAAGCCCCAACCCTAGGCTGTCAGCGCAGGAGACAGCACCTCCACCTTCATGCTTTATAGCTAATACAAGCATAATTACCTTCCTCTCCACAGGCATGCATGTCGAGAGTACAGAATACACAAGGAGCTGGACCACCCCAGAATCGTGAAACTTTACGACTACTTCTCACTGGACACAGACACGTTAGTGCACTCGATGTATTCTTGTTCATCCATTTCCAGCACTTTTCAGCTCATTTCTGTTCAATGTGGGTCATAATTCTTAACAAGTCTTTTTCCGTTCAATAGGTTTTGCACTGTCATGGAGTACTGCGAAGGCAATGACTTGGATTTCTACTTGAAACAGCATAAGCTAATGTCTGAGAAGGAGGCACGGTCTATAGTCATGCAGATTGTGAACGCACTAAGATACCTGAATGAAATCAAACCCCCCATCATCCATTATGACCTTAAGCCAGGTAAACACGCCCCTCTGGGTAACTGATGACATATTAATTCAATAATATCAGTTACTCTACATTAAATCAGATTGTGCCAACTGAGTGTCAGTTGTGTGGTGGGCTGCAGTCATATAACTGATAGTGCACCATTTCCTCTTTAGTACTAACTTCTGTTAATTTGATTTCCAGGCAATATCTTGTTGGTGGACGGCACAGCCTGTGGGGAAATCAAAATCACAGACTTTGGTCTGTCAAAAATCATGGATGATGACAACTATGGCGTGGATGGCATGGACCTGACATCACAGGGTGCAGGGACCTACTGGTGAGAAACAATGTCCCATATACACACACCGCATACAATGTGAACATTCAGTGTAGCAATACCACACAATAAAGATACTATAAGTAATGATTTAGTGTTCAATTTGGACCTGCGACCAGCACCTCTATAGGTCACTTGGGCGCCTAACCTCACATTGAATTCACAGATCATGACTTTGTGGAAACACACACCATTTTGCCACTTCTCCTTTCATAACTCAGTTGTTGTAGGGAAGCATCATTTGACCAGAGACGTACGTTTTCAAATGGAAAGTTCTGCTCAGCCATTAGCAGAAAAGCTGTGATGTACGTTAGAGTGGCAAGCGCTGaagtcagatttatttatagagcacatttataaacaatgaacactgacctaagtgcttcacaaacaaattaattaaaacagaGGCATGATCAAATTAAAAAGCAGGAcggaacaaataaaaacaatcataaaTAACAGAATATAAGTAAATGATAAAAGCTtacaatatcttaaaaaaaaaaaaaaaccgaaATAGCATTGCCCAATCaacagaattaaaaaacaacaactgaaagATAGTGTGGGCAGGCACGTCATCTTGAggtttagtttggatttttgtaAGTGGGTTTGGGTGAGGTGCCAGTGTAATATTTATATcgctttaccttgccgtcagacagccctttttgACCGGTAACAGAAGCCATGATATCCATTTATCTTCATCCATCTTTAAAGCCACCAGCCTccttttgacaaaaagaaaagtaattATGCCTCAGGAAACACGAGAGTTACTTGTCTACCACTGTCTTAGTCATTTTGATGAATCCCAACTGATGTGGTGTCCACGCAGTAGCCTCTGTGCCAGTTAGGGGGTTAGAGAATGTCATATAGCTAATTTTGAAGATTGATAATACACAGTTAGGCTTAGTGATGAAGTGGCACATTGGGCAGGCTAGGGGGTTTATATGTAGCAACGTCATCGTGCAGAAACCCACGTCGGGtcaagttgaaaaatgtttccAGAATGTTTGagaaaatagcattttgatGCTAAAACATAGGCACGTCAACGAAAAGGAGCACTGGAAAACTACAGAATGATAAAAAtacttataaataaaaaatggacCCGTTCTTTAATTAAAAGTGCTTAAGTATTATCAATAAGTATCTGAAGTAACGGCACTGGTCATGCAAAGTGGTCcctttcacttttattttatgtaatcaACATGTAAGCAATACTTTAATGTTGTAGTTGGTCGTGGTTGGGCCAAGTTAAACTGATGTATGTACTGTAGGGTAGTTTAATCTCATATCTGCATCGTATTTTTTAaagccatgttttatgtgtaaAATCTTGGTATAAAAAGTAACTAGTAAcaactgttaaataaatgtagcaGCATAAAGCAGACAGTACTTACAGTGTAAGTGTGCCAAGTTACTTTTCACTTGAcgttttttattattctgtcCAGGTATCTGCCTCCTGAATGTTTTGTAGTTGGTAAAGAACCTCCAAAGATCTCCAACAAGGTGGACGTGTGGTCTGTGGGTGTTATCTTTTTTCAGTGTCTCTATGGAAGGAAGGTAAGGAGGGCGATACAGATTCTACCTTTGAATGTTTCTGTAATTTCTTGCGTGATTATAAAGCATTGCTCGtcccttttttctttcagcCTTTTGGCCACAATCAGTCACAACAGGACATCCTGCAGGAGAACACCATACTGAAAGCTACAGacgttcagttccctgtcaagCCGGTCTCCAGTAATGAAGCAAAGGTAGGGGTGAACTGGAatatacaagtatgaacctaaaAAATGAGCATagtaggtcccctttaaaataTCTTGTTGACCTGCAAATTAATACTATTCCTCCCCCTCCAGGCCTTCATAAGGCGGTGCCTGGCATACAGGAAGGAGGACAGGATCGACGTTCACCAGTTGGGAAGCGACCCCTACCTGCTCCCTCACATGCGGAGGTCAAGCTCCTCTGGGAACCTGCAGATGAATGCTGCTGGCTCAGGACCTGCCTCCTCCAGCATCATCTCATACTGACAGCCACGTACTGTGACAAAAAGGCAAACTGACCAAGTTGCTCCCACGCCTGCAGAGCTTCTCAGAGGCTCTGGCTCGTGGGAGAGGAAAGCAGCCGGCAACAGGAGGAGCAGGACACCGATGGGGGAGATCTCACCTGGCCTCCTCTGACCTGTGCCAGGCTTCTACTTGTTTACCAGGGCTTGATTAACGGAGGGACAGTGAGGGGATGTTTTAAAAGGACATGGGTAAAAGGATCTCCTGAGGGTCCGATAAAAGCACTGAAACTGACGACGAACCTTGAAGAAAATGTGACTGGACGTTCTGTTCAGATGTTGCAGATGGATAAAGCCTTAACGGGCCGAAGGGAGACTTGGCAGCCCGCCGTTTAGTTGAAATAACATGGTCCTGCCAGGGTGCAAATGATTCAGCTGCTAGAAGTTAATTTACTGTGAGGACAGTCATCGTTAATGTAGAACTACAAAGATTTCACTATTGATTTGGCtaaatgttctgtttttcaCAAATGTTAGGCTTTAATTTGAGTTACTTATCCATGAGAATGTAATGTGTAGCATAAAAGTGGCATCTAGTGACATGTAGGTTGGGGCAGCGTACTTAACGTTTAATGCACAAAGTAACCAAATGTAGAAAAATGACAATGTATAGAATCCTATGCAGGAATATTAATTAACAGATAAATTGGAAACTGTATATGCTGTACAGgtgaattttcaaattttgaaCTGCAGCAGTAATGTGTACAAAGAGTTAAAATTTCCCCATGCAAAACTAGTTTCCTGGAGTGTTTCATTTTGCTGCTTTGTTGCTCTTACTTTTTCAAGGGCTGTATGTTCCACTTCGGGTACAAATTGTACAGTTCTGCTAAGAGTGAATAATAAATGCCAGGAAACGTTTTTCTCTCCCACTGAATGGTACTGTAAAATCAGCCTGTTCATTCTAAAGTTAACATCCGTATTCACTTGATGACCCACTGAACAGTTTAGGCTGCAATCTGCTGCCATTTGTCTCCATTTTCTGAAATCACACTGACACTCTGTGGCTTTGTGTGGTACTGCATTGTTACAGGTTGTAGCAAGGATGATGAGATGAGCACAGGAATATGAAGTGGAGACAAGAGGCTGAGATAGAGAAAATACATCAGTTTAATCAAGGTAACGATATAACACTATACAAATCATTTTTTGTACAAAATCAACAccattatacatttttaatggctACAGCGCTGCAGCAAGCAAACCTGCTTTTCTAAGAGAAATCCCCAGTAGTATAAGTTACCACTCTTCCTTCCCCTGAAGACCTCCAGTAGTTTAAAGAGCcaccttttctctccttttttgtgTTACCTCGCAATATGTTCTGCATTTCTTCTGATCCATAGAGAGGCTGAGCTGTATTATGAATACACTATTATGTATTACATGACCGCTGCTAGTTGGGAGCACCTCGTGTGGGTGTACCCTTAGCTGTATGTCGCCTGGTCTATCATTGCAGCTGGATAGAGCAGAGCTAGTCGACACAGCTTTCTCACTGACTGCTGCCAAGGCTGATTGAGACAGACGGTAGCTGTGGTTTTGGATGTAGCCATACCTTTACCTCATTATGATTATGACAAGTTAATCTATATAATGGTGTAACAATATCTGCATGCAGGGGTGGAATGTTTGCAGTGAATTGACATGGTTATGCTGGCTAAGTGTGGTGTTAAATACATCTGTATTATATCCTGTGTGGTTAGCATTAGCTGTGAAAGCATTAACAGAAGCAGTAAAGAGTAGTCACTGTACAGCTACAGTAGCCATATTCACAGCATCATAGTTAGAACCAAAACTGCAACCTTAGTCTAAGCAATTACCATATTCACAGCCAGGCAGAGCAGCTGCGCTCACAGGCAGTGGCTGCATACTGTTGGACTTCGGCTTTTTTAAGAGGAGTAATGAGCAATCAGGTCTCCATTCTGTAGTATCTGCACAATATTTCCCTGAACTGTGCTTTAGAACTGACTGGACCAACACACAAAATGTTCCTGTGGATCAGGGAGACTGCAAAAACATTGCAAGGGAGCACAAAAGtagttgagggaaaaaaaacaataaccccttttccaccaaattagttCTGGGTCCTTAACTGGTTCAATTCATGGTATATCTTGTGAGGCAGCCTGCATTGCCACCAGTTTTGAGCAGGACCATTGCAATGAAGGATGTCATCAACAGAAGAGGTCGCATAATGCACTACGGAAGTAAACAATCGCAGCAAAATGGCTGATTACATTCATTACCTGCAAACTTGCACTGCACGCTCTTTGATTTCTCACGTGACCTCTCCATCATTGCCGCCCCCATCCTCcctttccaacctgtagaaaATGACACGCCCACTGATGTGGTGACGATTGGCACTTCAATTTAAGGAAAACCTATTTTTTGGCCTGACCTGAGAACCAACTTTTTGATGGAAATGCTCTGAACGGTTCAAAATTAAATGGGAACCAGAACAGAACTGGTTCCatgtggtggaaaaggggtaattATGACCCTTCAAAGGCTCCGTagtcctaaaaaaaaaaaaccccaacatacTGACCCACGCACTTAAATGTAACCTGTTCCCACATATTTTACACCTTGTTTTTCAGCCAAGCTTAAAAAAGCCCACATAGTTTGTGTTAATACCTATTACTATTGAGTTATGAGCTATTTTAAAAGTTGCTCTGCAGCAGAGTGAATATTTGAACTCTGCTGAGAGGCTTGAATTACtcttgtaattttctttttactgccATCAACAAGCCAGCTGCTGCCAGACACACATTCACGCTTCATGTGAGCAGACCAGCACCAGCTCCCAGTATCCTCCAGATACCGGAGCTCGTACGACAATCGTAACGGCATGTAGGAGCAATTTGTCAACTGAGTGATGCAGCTAATAGACTGGCTATATTGTGTAAGCCAACAACTTTCAACAGCACTCTCTGCTAAGATGAGTCAGCagttattgtgatatttattgATTCAGGGGTGGCCACTGATGGTGCGACGGGGGTTCTGGTCAGTGAACTGTTCATTTGGATAGCAGAGGGGGGGTATGTGGTATTCATTGTAACAGCAGGAAGTGCGTTTGCAGCGACTGGGGGAAGAACAAAGTCTGGTGGAGGCAGAGTTACACCAGGGACCACACTTGGCAGGGTGAGGGGTGGAAGACCTGTAGagcacaacacaaacagaccatTACTATTACTGTACAGATGTCTTTAAAGTCCTAACTTGCAGCAGAATAACCCTTTtacttgacacgtttgcgagtcacCTGGGGTCCATCCAGAATGagaccacaacccaccagttgggaaccactgagttCTACCATGCTTTGACTAAACATGTATTACTTATTAGTATACAAACAATTCATCCTAGGTTTTCGTCTTTTTATGGGATTTGTggacagtaagaaaaatatcGAATAACACCAGACCTCAGGATTATCTACACCAACCCCAGTACATTCCAGAGAACAAAACAATACCTGTATGTTGTAATCCACCAGCTCCAGGTGGCAAGGTGATATTTAGATTTGGTAAATGAGGAAAGGGTGGAAGACCTCCAGGTAAGGGCATTAAACCTGTGCAACAAATATGATGTATATTAGACAGTGTTAAATTAGCAGATGTCATGCATGTTTGGCTTCAGAGAAGCTGGCTTTGGTGCCACACCTGAGGAGCTAGAGCCTCCCAAAATATTTTCTACTAACCTGGTAGTGTGGCGGCAGGACTGACAGACAGGGGAGCGCTTTGTGAGGAGGGGACATGGCTGGGCAGAGGGACAGTAGGAGCTCCTGAAAATTTTTAACAAAACTGTTATTCTGTTTGTTTGCACTGTCAATTCTTTTTAGTTCTTAAAGTAATATGTTGTTGAATTTAGGTCAACAGGATGTTTTGAAAATTTAGAGATGATACTGTACCTGTCGGTAGATCGCTAACAACAGCGGTCAGATTAGAGCTCACTGACAAGCCAGCGAGTGACTGCTCTAATCCAGTCGTAGCAGAAGAAGACGCAGCAACTGGAACGGTTGGAATGACAGCAGAGAGATGGACCTGGTAACCAAAATTACATCATCTCAGTAAATGTTCACAAGGTGAGTAGACAATTATGTCTTTCTTTAAGATGCTGAGCTACCTCTGTGAAGCCATCTTTCGGAGGAGTTACTGGCTCACTGGGAGTCTGTGCAGAGAAACTGGTTTTCTTGCCCTCTTCAAATGGCAGTGTAGGTATCCTGTGCAGGTAGCCATAGCCAATCCCACACCCTAGACTGAAGAGATGGAAATATTGGAGAGGAAAATGTTCACACAGAGAGTTCATAGTGCCCTTAAAGATGATATGCGATAACAACCTTCCACTCTGGGGGATACAAATTGCAACATGTGACTTTAAAAGATGATGGTAGGGTAGCTGCTTAGCATGCTATAATTTAAAAACCCGTTCAGTCAGTGACTGTTTTCCATGAATACGCTATTGTTGTTGAGTCCATCTGTCATTAGACGAGAAAATTAACTTTACTGTAAGTTTCCGTAAAATTTactcagaaaaagaaaagggatcTACAAGTAAAATATGTAACAGACGACTGAAAAAACAAGTCTGTATGAAACTAAAATTCAGTAAAACGATACAcaactgtttttatgtttttttcagggTCAAATAGGATTCAATATAATCTCGACTAAATAATGATTGACAAATTtatataaatgttatttttaggaACAATACACAACATTGCAATTATTAAAAATTTAATTGTGAACACCGttattaaaaatactgaattaaGAAGTGAAAATAACCTTAACAAAACTACCAAACCCAAACTGAAGACAGATTGTggactgaaacaggaaatggTTCAGGTGAAAGACTGATGACACTTGAACTCAACTCAACCAGGTGCTCCTTCAGAAGCGTCAGAAATATCTCAATGTTATTTATGTTTCATTCCCATCATGGTGTAGCTCTGCTCCACATGGGCAAGAATGTGGAAGAGCAGCCGACATAATGTTGTGTAGCTCAGTCTGAGCCACAAAGCATATCTTTCTTATTCGTGCACTGCAGGTAAGTATCGAGGTAAGTGGTGTGTATGTGGTCCCTTGCAGAGGTatgttttatgtaggaatatggttaaaGGAGTGAGTTAAGTTAATGTACAtgttgccaacaggtaagtgcaagtataaagttAAAAGACAGTATTAGGTCCAGTGGTAGGTTTAAATATTTGCAACATCAGACGTGAACTTTCATGAAGAAttgagcttgactcatttttacaaaaataaatcaaaagatgaataaataaaatcactaTTAGACTAGACTATTAAACTGCTTGTAAAGCcttatatttataaaattgaatttaagactttttttaaggacctgcagacacgcTGCATTTACAGAGGCAGGGCTGCATATAAAGAGCAGATATTtttctgtgcacacacaaaactgTCAGCTAGCGACTGTGAGGAGATATTCGCTGAATTTAACTGTGTTGGAATAGAGTCGCTGACAAGACCTTTAAGTGTATAAACATAAATTATCTACAACCATTTCTCTCTTGTGAAAAGTGTCCTGACCAATACTTGATTTTTATCAGGTAAAACCAAGCATTTATGTGAAAATTATACTATTTGGgattattttctgtcatctAAAGATGTTAAGGAGGTGTGTGATAGTCATGCGGCAAAGGTTGAGGGCTGGATTTACACCTGAAACTTTATGGTTTCATGGTGCTGTATGCGTGTTGCCAGTAGGAAGGACTGTACAGTGCATTCTTTAAGGGTTTTGTATGTCCAACATTTTGTTAACTGATAGAAAACAATATTATACCACGATTCACAGTTTTCGACTGACTTCAGATGTAAAAATTCCTCCTACCTGCCCTCTCCACCCCAATCACAGTTTGGAGTGATGACCACCTCGCGGCAGTTGTCCGTATCTGTGTTGTAAACATAAAGCTTCAGCTCCTTCCCTTCATGTGTTTCCACTACAGAGAACAGATCTTCACCCTGTTGAAAGAACAAGAGTTATTCACCTGTTAAGTCAATATTACTACTGATCTGGAAAGCAAATATCTTACACATGAAAGCAAATACCTCGCACATGACGGTGTCAGCTCCTATAATGTAGTCAGTATGTGCCCTCAAACCAGCAACGGCTGCAGGAGAGTTTGGCTCCACTTCCTGGACTCCAACACCATGTACAAACACATTAGGTGACAGCAATGAAAGCTCATTTATATTTATCTTGAATGACAATTACATTTCTGTGTTACATTTCCAAGATTGCGAATGGTTAAACATCCAAAAATCATATCCAGTATTATATCTCAGCAGCTTTCAGGATATTTCCTCATCAGAGCGGCACACTCACCAAAACATGCCAAACATTCTCATTGGCTCCTTCAAAGCTGCAGAAGCGAATGCTGACTCCCAGCAGC is from Epinephelus moara isolate mb chromosome 7, YSFRI_EMoa_1.0, whole genome shotgun sequence and encodes:
- the tlk1a gene encoding LOW QUALITY PROTEIN: serine/threonine-protein kinase tousled-like 1 (The sequence of the model RefSeq protein was modified relative to this genomic sequence to represent the inferred CDS: deleted 2 bases in 2 codons) codes for the protein MSVQSSGSLEGTPSWSQLSTSPTRTCFQQHTTAVVKAQEGTMEELHSLDPRRQELLEARFMGGVSGSTGGSTGSTSGGTKGLTNNECSNHSFGSLGSSSDKESEGSDVKRGSSPAYSTPEKKQSETTRGRKRKPEIQSESSQGKSIVRGPKISDYFDFQGGNGSSPVRGLPPVIRSPQNSHSHSAQGIAVRQNSSSPTSLSFGDHMTHPKQLAVKFVQTDLTVLKLAALESTKNLDLEKKEGRIDDLLRANCDLRRQIDEQQKLLEKYKERLNKCITMSKKLLIEKSTQEKQACREKSMQDRLRLGHFTTVRHGASFTEQWTDGYAFQNLVKQQESINQQREDIERQRKLLAKRKPPSSSNSQAPTTNSEPKQRKTKAVNGAESDPFLKPSLPQLLTLAEYHEQEEIFKLRLGHLKKEEAEIQAELERLERVRNLHIRELKRINNEDSSQFKDHPTLNERYLLLHLLGRGGFSEVYKAFDLIEQRYAAVKIHQLNKNWREEKKENYHKHACREYRIHKELDHPRIVKLYDYFSLDTDTFCTVMEYCEGNDLDFYLKQHKLMSEKEARSIVMQIVNALRYLNEIKPPIIHYDLKPGNILLVDGTACGEIKITDFGLSKIMDDDNYGVDGMDLTSQGAGTYWYLPPECFVVGKEPPKISNKVDVWSVGVIFFQCLYGRKPFGHNQSQQDILQENTILKATDVQFPVKPVSSNEAKAFIRRCLAYRKEDRIDVHQLGSDPYLLPHMRRSSSSGNLQMNAAGSGPASSSIISY
- the LOC126392845 gene encoding Golgi reassembly-stacking protein 2-like; its protein translation is MGGSSSVEIPGGGTEGYHVLRVQENSPGHCAGLEPFFDFIISISDTRLNKDNDTLKELLKMNVERPVKITLYSSKTLAVRETTVTPSNMWGGQGLLGVSIRFCSFEGANENVWHVLEVEPNSPAAVAGLRAHTDYIIGADTVMCEGEDLFSVVETHEGKELKLYVYNTDTDNCREVVITPNCDWGGEGSLGCGIGYGYLHRIPTLPFEEGKKTSFSAQTPSEPVTPPKDGFTEVHLSAVIPTVPVAASSSATTGLEQSLAGLSVSSNLTAVVSDLPTGAPTVPLPSHVPSSQSAPLSVSPAATLPGLMPLPGGLPPFPHLPNLNITLPPGAGGLQHTGLPPLTLPSVVPGVTLPPPDFVLPPVAANALPAVTMNTTYPPSAIQMNSSLTRTPVAPSVATPESINITITADSS